GGAGTGATCACGATGAACGAAAAAAAAGCTTGGGCCTTGAATGGCTTTCTCGGATTAGTGCTTGTGCTCGGACTGCTGGCCGCAGGTGCTGCGCTGCTCGTCCTTGATGTATCGCCGATAGCAGGAATATTGCTGGCAGGTGGCGCGATCACTCTCCTCACCGGCTTGACGATCGTACAGCCGAACCAAGCGATGGTCGTCACGTTCTTCGGCAGCTATTCGGGCACGCTGCGCAGCAGCGGCATGTGGCTGACGATCCCGTTCTCCACACGTAAGAACGTATCGCTGCGGGTGCGCAACTTCAACAGCGCCAAGCTGAAGGTCAATGACATCGAGGGCAACCCGATTGAGATCGCTGCCGTTATCGTATTCCGAGTTATCGACTCGGCGAAGGCGACATTCGACGTCGACAGCTACGAGCAGTTCGTCGAGATTCAGAGCGAGACCGCGCTGCGTCATGTTGCCAATAAGTATCCGTACGACACATTCGAGGCGGAGGGCTACTCGCTGCGCGGCAATTCGGACGAGGTGGCGACGGAGCTGGCGCGGGAGCTGCAGGACCGACTGTCGGTTGCAGGCGTTGAAGTGATGGAGGCGCGTCTCACCCACCTGGCCTACTCCACCGAGATCGCGAGCGCCATGCTCCAGCGACAGCAGGCTGCCGCCATCATTGCCGCTCGCTCCAAGATCGTGGAGGGCGCCGTCGGCATGGTGCAGCTGGCGATCGCACAGCTTCAACGCGACGGTATCATTGAGCTGGACGAGGAGCGCAAGGCTGCTATGATCAACAACCTGCTCGTCGCCATCGTATCCGACCGGGCTGCCTCGCCGGTTATCAATACAGGAAGCTTGTACTAGCAGACCGCCGTCATGCCTCCGAAAAAAAACTTCCCGCTCCGTCTCGACCCGAAGCTGTACGAGGTGCTAGAGCGTTGGGCGCAGGACGAATTTCGCAGCGTCAACAGCCACATCGAATATTTGCTTCGCGATGCGGCGCTGCGGGCAGGCCGGCTCCCTTCTGCGAGGCCGGCTCCTCCTTCCGACCCAGCCGGCGAGCAGGCGTTAGCACCGCCTAAGAAGGGTGCTAACGCCGGAGCGGAGCAGCCAGAGGAATAACAAGAAGCCCCTGAGTGATCGTCTGAGGCAGACGATCACTCGGGGGCTGTTCGCTTAGCTAACGTTCATGAACCGTTGAAGATCTGGGAATACTAGCCTTGCAAGGAAGCTCGGCTGTCGTATACAGAGACGTGTGCGGCTACTCCCTGTTAATCGTAACCGATTGCATCTCTTGACTCCACTCGACCTTAGCGTTCATACTCTCCGCGATGAAGCGAATCGGAACATACGTGCTGCCCTGCACCAGCACTGCGGCCTTCTCCAGCATGAACGGCTGACCGTTGACCGTCGCCTCCTTGCTGTCCAGCGTCAGTACCGCAACTGAGCCGCTGAGCGGTTCGGTAATGGTCACTTGACGTGCCGCAGCGTTCCACTCTAGCTCCGCATCCAGCTGCTCAGTGACGAAGCGCACAGGCACCATCACGGTACCGTTGTCGTTGTAAGGACCGTGGAAGAAATACTGGGACGATGAGGCCGGAGGTACCGGCAGCGTAATCTGCTTTCTCGTAATCTGCAATTGGTCCTTCAGCAGCGTGTACAGCTCGGATTGCGGGTCCAGCGATGTGACGAGCTTGCTCGAGCTGAGACGCCCGGACTTGTTCATCCATTCGATGACGCCGTTCTCCGTAGAGATCGTATCCATCGTCACTGGCTTGTTCACATCCCACAGCTTCGACTCGGAGGTGACCTTCAGCGCCTTCATGCCATTCGGCGCAGTCTTCGGCAGCGTGAGCAGCAGCTCCATCGCCGACATGCGTGTCTGATGCTCCGCATCGACGTACAGATCAAGCTTCAGTGACTGGTTATCGTCCAGCCACTGCTTATACGTCGCGCCCGATTGACCGATCGGCATCATGGCGAGCGTCTGGTCCAGATTCGCGACGAACGGTTCGATATTTTGCTTCGCATACATATACATGAATTCTACAGCCATCTTCTTATTGTTCAGAATGGTAAGGAAGGCATCGTTCTGGCCCTGAGACTGCGGGCTTGAGCCTCCAAGAGATTTCATCGTTTCCTTCAAGAGAGGCGCATAGAGGTCGTACAGGACGGCTAACAGCTCCTTCGTCCCTTGCTCATCCGCGATGGCGCTCAGTAAGAATTGCTTCACGAGCTTGACGAGCTCGCTGCCGTTCAGCTCCAGATGAACCTTGTTCAGCTGCAACGACTCGTTGTTGATCTGTACATTCGCTGGCTCTACCTTCAGAACGGAAGGGTTCGGGAAATGTCCGGTGATGAAGCTGCTGATCGTCGGTGTCGCTTCAACCGCTCGCTGGCTCAGCTGCTCCAGCTGCTCCTGCATCGCCTCGGTAAGCTGCGGAGCGTTCCCGCCCATGCCGGCAGCGTACGAACGAAGGACGATCGGCTTATCCGCGCCTTCAATCTCAAGGATGTAGCTCATATCCTGGATGACGAGCTTGAACGGAATGTTCGCTTTACCGTATGTAATCGAGCCCTTCATCGATGCGGACGTCTTCGATTGCATCTTCGCTTCTTCAATGTTCACCTTCATCGAGCTGAGCAGCGCGAGCAGCTCCTTCTGCTTCGGATCGGCTGCCTCATCCGCGATCAGCTCGATCGATACAGCGGAGGAGCCGACGTAAGAGTTGATCTGATGAGAGCTAGACATTACCTTTGCGATATCGACGCCGCCTACAGGCTGGCAGCCTGCGGCCAGCAGCGAAATAGAGGCAAGCGTAAGACCAAGCTTCGACTTCCATTGCTTCTTCAACATGAACATCCTCCTCAATCGTATTCGGTTGTGCATCTACCTATACGCTGATTCGAGCGAAATGTTTCAATATACTTCCATATGATTCAAATTCAAGTGTAGAGATCCCTATTTCTCGCGATGTGCAGAACGGAGACGACCCGATCGATGGTGAAAAACAAGGAGTCCGTGAGCGGCACCCCGGCATGGGGACGATGGCGTCGTCTTCTTCGTGTTCCGCGGCGCATGTGGGCAACCATTGGCGTCATGTGCCGCGCATCGCTGCAAGTGCTCACCTCCGCCGTTCAGTCGGTGCAGCAGCCTGAAGCTGAGCAGCCTACTGCTCGTGCAGCTATGCTCGAGCTGAAGCAAGCGTCTGTACAGACGCTTCGCGCACGCTGCAGCTGGAGGCTTGGACTATCGACGGAGGCAGTATCGACAGTTCACACCGCCCCTGTGGCGCTTACGGGCGAGGAGCGGCAATGGGTGGAGCGGATCCGGCTCGAGCGAGACCGCTGCAACCGCAACAATGTGACGCGAACGGCAGCCTACCTGCGCCTATACCAGAAGCGACCTGAGCTGCATTGGGCGTTCCTTGCCCATATGGTGTCGCGCAACGGCGGCTGGTCGATGACCGACCTGCGCGGCGAGCTCGTGCCGTTCCTGCTCGATGAGGATCAGCGCAGGTGGGTGTTCAGCTTTCTGGAGCGTGCGAATGCGCTTATTTTCCGAGATGCGTATCCCCAGCTGCTGCTGTACGACGCGAGCAAGGTGTGCGGACGGCCGCTCTTCCACCTGCTCCCGCTGTTCGGCGTGTCCCGCTTCATGCTGCCGGTGTGGGAGCTGTTCTGGCTCGAGCAGCAATCCGCGCTGTTGACCGTCGGTCTAATTACGAACGAGCAGCACTATATCGAGGAGCGCGTCGTTCGCAATCCCGCGTATTTGCACAACGTTATCGATACGCTGTTCTTCCAGGCACAGTCGCTGCTGCAGCTGAATCAGGTGCTGTTTCCGTATGCAGACCAGGACGGCGGATTGAAGCTGGCAGGGGTCACCGTCGATCACTTCAGCAGCGTCCATGCTCGCATCGAGGTGGGTAAAAAGCTGTACGCCATCCTGTTCGGCCTGCCTGAGGTGTACGAGGGTGCACGACGCTTCGCCTTCGCCCATCGACATACCGGCTCGAGAGCCGACATGCTGCCTCAGCTGTTCAGCGCTGTTCGTCAGGACGCCCCTCCCACGAGAGGTCAGCTAGAGGAGAAGCTGGACAGCATGGATGAGCTGCGGCTGAAGCCTGGCAAGGGGCGACTGTACAGTCCGTCGCTTGCCGACGTTTGGGCCGATCGCCCTGTGGCGACGCCGGAGGGCAGCGATTGGTTCCGCGACCTGAGCGTGCTCGATCGGATGTGCAGTATCGAGGTGCCGACCTCCTTCGAGATGACGACCGAATATGGCCGCAGTCTCAAAAAAATCGAGCTGGCTGTCCTGGCGAACGGCCTGCTCGATTAATTGGAGTTTCATTCAGTTGGGAGTGCGACTGCAGCAGTCCTCTAGCCTTCGCCTCGGTGCGCCTTGCGCTGCAGTCGAGCAAGCAATGGCTTCACCAGCTTGCGCAGCGGCCCGGGCAGCTGCTCCAGATCTTGGACGGCGATCGTCTTCGTAACGAGCAGCAGCAATGAAAAGAGAATGCCGACGACCGAGCATAGCACGATCGCCTGCAGTGCTGCATTCAGCCACATGCCTGCGAACGGAGTCACGTACGCGTTAAGCGCGAGCTCGAGAGCGACGCCTGCTGCGGTCGTTACGATCGTTGCAATGGACAGGCCTAGCCACTGTCTGAGGCTGAGCACGGTGAACGTCACCTCGCGTCGCAGCACGGTCAAGTTCATCACGGTCATGACGATGAAGCAGAGCGCCGTCGCGGCAACGATGCCATAGATGCCGGCAACGTCCGCCAGCCACCAGCTTGCGACCAGCTTCACGGCGATGCCTGCGACAACGCCGAGCACGAGCGGCTTCATCCGCCCCATCCCCATGAGCACAGCCCCAGACGTCTGCATCACAGTTTGGAAAATGGCCGTCACGGTCAAGCATGCAATGACCGGACCGGCATACGTGTCCACGATTGGCGAGCCGTCCGAATTGCCGAATATGAAGGCGTTCAGCGGCCGTGCTGCCAGCGCAATGACGAGCACGAGCGGCAGACCCGACAGCAGCGACAGACGCAGCACCTTCGACGTCTGCTGGGCCACCTGCTTCGCATCGCCCTGCGAGTGCGCCGCGGAGATGATCGGCACGATCGACTGACTCAGCGCAATCGCGAGAATAATCGGGATACCAGCAAGCGATTGCGCCCTTCCGGTCAAAATGCCGAGCAGCTCCTTAGCCCCGTTCTCGCCGAGGCTATCCATCAGAAGCAATGTTACGATCGAGGAATCGATCGTGTAAATGAGCGTGACCGTCATCGAGAAGATGACGATCGGCACGGACAGCTTGAACAGCTGTCCGTAGATGGCGCGCAGCGTCAGCCCGCCCGCCGGCTCCGTGCGGGCGGCCTGCGCCGCCGAGCCCTGGGGCGCCCCCGCTATTGGGGGCGCCGTTGGCGAGGCTTCCGCGAGCGGCTGGGCGGCCGCCGCGTTAGCTGCTGCGGGCGGTGCGGCCATCGCCGCCCGCTCACGCTTGTCGCTGCGGCGAAGGCGCAGCGCGTAGTACAGCATCACGGCCAATGCCGCGATGCTGCCGGTTACGCCGCCGAACGAGGCCCCGGCCACGGCGGCGTCCAAGCTGTAATCGAGCAGCAAGTACGCGAGCGCCACGGACGTGGCGACTCTGGCGATTTGCTCGATAATTTGCGAGATGCCGTTGGGCATCATCATCCGACGGCCCTGGAAATATCCGCGCATAATAGCGATGAGCGGGAACAGCAACAGCGCTGGCGCTATAGCCCGAATGGGCATCGTCGCCTGCGGATTCAGAATCATGTCGGCATAATAAGGCGCGCCGACGTACAGGATCGCGGTCATGCCCACGCCCGCCACGACCGCAAACCATACAGCCGCCGTATAGATGCGGTCGGCTTCCTCATGTCGGCCGAGCGAGACGCGCTCGGCGATCATTTTGCTCAGCGCGCTCGGAATGCCTGCCGTCGCTACGACGAGCAGCACAGAGTACAGATTGAATGCAATTCCGAAAGCAGCCATCCCGATGTCCCCGAGCAAATAAACGAGCGGAATACGCTGCACGACACCAAGCGCACGGGCGACTAACGCAGCCAGCGTCAATATCAATGTACCCTTGACCAGCGAATCCTTGGTGGCTGTAGCTTCTTTAGCCAATGTGAACTCCTCCCCCTGAAATAACAGCTCCGATGTTATATCGGAGCTGTTATGGCAAGCCTCAGACTAAACAATCCAAATGATGAACAAGACGATCATGAGCAGCTGCAGCACAACCTTGACGATCAATCCGGAGAAGAAGCCGACAAGCGCCCCTATGCCCGCCCGCATCGACTGACGCATGTCTGCTCCAGTCATCAGCTCCCCGACGACAGCGCCAAGGAACGGACCGGCGATGAGGCCGACCACGGGAATGACGAACGGTCCGACGAGCAGACCGATGGTGCTCCCGATGACCGATGCTCGGGTGCCGCCGAATTTGCGGACGCCGAGCGCACTGACGAGATAGTCGGCAATCATCAGCACCGCGACGATCGTCGTCTGAATGAGCCAGAACCAGACGCCGAACGGCTCGAAGCCGATCATAAACCCGTATACAAAGAACGCCCCGTAGATGGCGAGCGCTCCAGGCAGGACAGGGTACACCGCCCCTGCCATACCAATGGTGAACAATATAATGATGATGGACCAAGCGGCTATAACCACCTGACACCCTCCTTAGCTGATTACGAATTCCAATTGCATGAGTATTTCAATTTCGACTGACTGTGCAGGCGTATTACTCTTCCTACGACAACGCATACTTCCGAATGATGTGAGCGACGCCGTCTTCCTCATTCGTCAGCGTCACGACGTCGGCGAACGACTTCACCTCATCCTGCGCATTGCCCATCGCGACGCCTAGGCCGGCCTCACGAATCATCGTTTCGTCATTCAGACTGTCGCCCATCGCGATTACCTGAGACATGTCGATGCCGAGCAACTCGCATACACGATGAAGACCGCTCGCCTTGCTGACACCCTTCGGATTCATCTCAATGTTGCACGGATGCGAGTTCGTAATCGCATAGCGGCCTGTCGCCTCCAGCTGCTCCCGAAGGGAGGCGAGCTTCTTCGCATCCTCCGTATAATAGCCGAGCTTCATCCAGACGAGCGCCTCCTCGTCCTTAATCTCGTGCCAGTTGTCGCGGTTAAATACCCCTTCGGTGCTGTAAGCCCAGTACCACGGCTCATCGTCCAGCACCAGCTGCCGCATCGAGCGAATGTCCTCTACGTCCATCCGATGGCGCTCCAGCAGCTCGCCCGGAGCCTTCCACACCTCGCTGCCGTTCACCGTCACGAGCGGTGACGTCAGTCCGAGCTCCTCCGCGTAAGGAAGTGCGCTATGAATGCCGCGACCTGTCGCGAACATTACGGTAATGCCAGCGGCAACTGCGTCTTGAATGGCGGCTCTGTTCGCATCCGAGACGGTCTTCTCCTCTGTTAGCAGTGTACCATCCATATCCAGTGCGATTAAGCGATACGGCTTCATCGTCCCACTCCCCTTCCTTTTTCGGACCCGGTCTGATTCTAGTAAAACGTAATGTACGCTACGCCTTAAGCTTACCGTGCAAAGGCAAGCGACGGCTTCACTTCTTCCTTCATATAAGTCGCATGCCATAGCGCGAACATATAGACAGTCCACAGATGACGGGCATAATCGCCCTTGCCGCTTCGATGCGCCTCAAGCAGACGATGTACCGTATCCATGCGGATGTAAGCATCAATACCGCTGCCCTCGATCTGCTCGACGATGGAGGTTCCTCTTGCGCCCTTCATCCAGTCACGCATCGGAACCGGGAAGCCGAGCTTCGGACGGTTCAGAATGAAGTCCGGAATAATGCCTTCCATCGCCTTGCGGAACACGTACTTCGTCGTTCCCTCTGCGATCCGGTGCTGAACTGGAATGCGTCGCGCCACCTCATACAGCTCGACGTCGAGGAACGGTACGCGCAGCTCCAGCGAATGGGCCATCGTCATTTTGTCCGCCTTCATGAGAATATCGCCCGGCAGCCACAGATTCATGTCGATGTACTGCATGCGCGATACCGGATCGAGGTGCTTGCTCCGGTCGTAGAACGTCTTCGCGACCTCAAGCGGGTTGCGGTACGACCTCAACAGCTCACGGTCTGCATGAACGAGCTCAGCCTTCAGATCCTCGCTGAAAATTCTCGCATTGCCTAAGAACCGCTCCTCGAGCGGCGTCGTGCCGCGCAACACATAATTGCGCCCCTTGAAGCCGGACGGCAGCACGCGAGCCAGCGCCCGCAGCAGCTGCTTGACGCCGTGTGGCAGCCGCTCAATCGGAGCGAGCGACTGCGGCTCGCGGTAGATGCGATAGCCGCCGAACAGCTCGTCGGCACCCTCGCCCGACAGCACGACCGTTACGTGCTCACGTGCAAGCTGCGCAACATGGTACAAGGCGATCGCCGACGGGTCAGCGACCGGCTCATCCTGGTGCCAGGCCGCCTTTTGTAACGTAGCGAAATAATCGTCCTCGGTAATGACCTTGTCATAATGCTCAGATCCGATCGCCTGCGCCGTCTGACGGGCAATAATCGTCTCGTTGTTCGCGCCCTCGAAGCCGACAGAGAACGTCCGAATCGGCTCGATCTGACGCATCATGGAAGCTATCGCTGTTGAGTCAATACCGCTAGATAGGAAGCAGCCCCGCTCTACATCGCTTTGCATATGATGAATAACGGAGTCCTTCAGCGTCGAGCGAATTTGCTCGATGCAGTCTTCAAGCTTCTGCTCCTTCGGCTCGAGCATCGGGTCCCAATATTTGCGGATCGACATCTCCCCGTCGTATGTAATCGTCACGCTATGGCCCGGCGGCAGCTTGCGGATGCCGCGCAGCATCGTATCCGGCTCCGGCACGTACTGGAACGTTAAGTAATTGAGCAAGCTTTCCTGATGCAGCGAACGCTCGACGCCAGCGGCGAGAATGCTCTTCATCTCCGAGCCGAACAGGAACTTGGACCCGTCATTATAATAGTAGAAAGGCTTAATGCCGAAGTGATCGCGGGCGCCGAACAGCTTCTTGCGCTTACGGTCCCAGATGACGAAGCCGAACATGCCGCGCAGCTGCTCGACACATGCCTCGCCGTACTCCTCATACAGATGAACGATAACTTCCGTATCGGTATGCGTCTTGAACACGTGTCCCTTGCTCTGCAGTGAATTACGTAAGTATTTATAATTATAAATCTCGCCGTTGAATGCGATCCAAACGGAATCGTCCTCGTTGGCGAGAGGCTGATGCCCTTCCTTCAGGTCGATGATGGACAAGCGGCGGAAGCCAAGCCCAATTCGATTGTCCGTCCAAAATCCGAAGTCGTCCGGTCCCCGATGCTCGATGCAATCGGTCATGCTCTTCAGCAGCTCTCCAGACGGCTCGCGATCGTTAAAATACATGACACCGGTTATTCCGCACATAGCCGTATATCCCCCTTATGCCGCATATTCTTCGTGCACGCGACTAGTAGTCCGATACAACAGTATAGCATAAGGATAACGTTTACAGGAAATGACGGTTGTAGAAGTGTTCCATGTCGATTTCATCTCGTATCTGGCTCAATCTTGTGCTTGAGCAAGCTCCTCTACAGTGATAGACTTGAAAGTAACTATAACCGACATCTGAGAGATTACGATGACGCTCGCGCGGCGTCGAAGCCTGATAGATCAGATAGGAGTGTGTAACTCGATGAATGAAGATTGGATTACCCAATTGCGCGATGTGCTAAGGGACGACTTCCGACACATTGTTCGTGAGGAGCTTGCCCCGATTACGCAGGAGGTCGCTGCACTCAAGCAGCAGGTCGACGGCATGCGTACCGAGCTTACCTCTGTCAAGCAGCAGGTCGACGGGATGCGTACCGAGCTTACTTCCGTCAAGCAGCAGGTCGACGGGATTCAGCTAGACCTAGCTTCCTTCAAGGAGCAGGTCGGCGCTGAATTCGCTGCGGTCAGACAGCAGCTCGACCGCATTGAGCTCCATCAGAACGATGATGTGCTTGGCATGCTCTCACATGTCCAGACGAAGCTGGAGCTGTGCGCAACGAAGGAAGAAGTCAGCGCACTGGCGCGCATTCAGGGTGAGCAGCAGCTGAGAATCGAATTGCTAAGGAAAGCACAGTAAAGCAGTCGATTTTCAGTGGCTTAACGGTACAAATGAGAAGAGCGAAAAAGCGACAGTCCAGGACACGTCATTGTTCCTGTCTGTCGCTTTTTTCAATAAACAGCTATGCCCGTACGGCTTCTACATTATGAGCGTTCCAGCACATGAACAAGCATACGGTGAACGACCTCGTGATCACGTGGATCGTGCAGGCGGTAATCTTCGCCTGGTAACGTGTACCATTCCTCAGCTCCGACATATGTAATCTTTAAGCTAAGGCTTCCGTCACACTCGCATGTCGTGCGAAGCTCGAGCTGCCCGCTGATTACGCCGACCTCAACGGTCATTACACCATGAGTTGCGGTGAAGATGGACGACTTCTGTTCCATTAAAGTAACTTCCTTCCCTATCGACGATTAATACAAGCCTAGTAGGAGCAACTGTTCAGCATGCTCTGCAGTGCAGTCTTCTCGGACGACTGCAGGGACAGTCCCCAGCGGTACTTGGTATTGATCCACCACTTCGCATATGCACACTTCGCGCCAGCGCGCGGCGGCTGCCATGTGGAAGGATCTTGGTCACCCTTGGAGCGGTTCACGCTGGCTGTTACGGCGATCAGCTGCGGGCCGCTAAGGTCGTTCGCGAACTGCTGGCGCTTCGTCGTCGTCCAGCTGCTGGCGCCTGAACGCCAAGCCTCGGCTAGCGGGACAACGTGATCGATGTCAATATCAGATGGCGAGTACACGGTTACACCGTCGTAATAGCTGTACCACTTGCCAGACGTGACCGGGCAGCTGCCGCTGTAGTAGTCGGCATCCCGCTTCAGCACGACCTGGCGCGTGTCACAGCCGCCGCTCTGACTGCTCCAGTGCGGGAACTTCTCACGCGAGTAGCCGGACATGGAGCCCTCAGCCTTCACTGTCAGCGAGTTCAGCTGGGATTGAGCGGCGGACTTGGACGGTGTCCCCGGAGGAAATGCCGATACCGTCGGCACGCCATACTGCAGCGCAGCAGACACGGTCAAAACCAGCGCGAATACGAACAACATCGATTTTTTCAACACAGAAATGCCTCCTAAAAATAAAGAATGAATAAAAAATGGAACAGTCCTCTAGTTGAAATGATAGTACACGGATGAATTTCTCTACAAGTTAATAATAGGTAAAGGAAAGCTTCGAGCCGATAACATAGGCAAAAAAAGCACCCCTTGCGGCAGGATGCAAAATCCTGCATGCACGGAATGCTTCAGAAAAGCTTGCTCATAATTAAACTTAAAAACGGATGCTACGCCGTCATTTCCTTCGCCTGCTTGCGATGCTTCAGCTTGCGCCACACGATGCCGTGTGAAGGCGAGAACAGGAAAGCCAGTATGAACAGTACGCCTGCAACGGTAATCATGCAGCCCGCAATCGATGCGTCCAGCAGAACGGATACGCCGTAGCCGATGATCGCGCTGGCAACACCGACGAGCATGCTGTATACGATCATCAGACTGAGCTTCTCGGTGAGCAGGTAAGCGGTCGCTGCCGGTACAACGAGCATGCCGACAACGAGAATGGCGCCTACGCTCTCGAACGACGCAACCGTCGTTACCGACACCAGACCCATCAGCAAGTAGTGGAACAGCGCCACCGGGATGCCGACCGCAGCGGCCATCGCCGGGTCGAAGGCGCATAGCTTGAACTGCTTGTAGAACAGTCCAATCAAGAGCAGACTCACTCCGAACGCAAGGCCCAGCGCCCAGACAGCCTTCGGCCCTATATCTATGCCGAACGCCTCAATCGTCTCCCACGGCACGGCGATAATTTCTCCATACAGCACACAATCGAGGTCAAGATCAATCTGCCTTGTGTACAAGCTGACCAGCAATACACCTAAGGCGAACAGCGCAGTGAACACGACTCCGATTGAGGCATCGGACTGCACCCCGTTCTGATGGAACCACTGAATAAGAAAGACGGTAATAAGTCCAAGCACAGACGCCCCAAGCATCATGAACAGCGAATCGCGCGAGCCGCTGAGCAGGAAGGCGATGACGATGCCGGGAAGGACGGAGTGGCTGATTGCGTCACCGATCATGGCCATTCTGCGCAAAACTAGAAAACAGCCGAGCAAGCTACAGGAGCACGCAACGAGAGACGCTGTAAGCAGTATCCAAAAATCGTTCATAGTCCGCCTCCCTCCCTCGATTGCTGCGCATTCGCTCTGACGCCGGACCGCTGCGGCTGCTGCTCCAGCTCCCGAATGACGGTACGCTTCACGGACAGCTGCTCCAGCAGCTTCGCTGCCAAGCCGCGGCGAGGTGCGAACAGCACCGAGAGGATGAACAACGCGGTTGCAGCCAATACGCTAAGCGGTCCGGTCGGCAAATTGCTGCCCATCCCGCTGACGAACGTCCCGATAAATCCACTCAGTGCGCCGAACAGGCCGGACAGCACCACCATCACGCCGAGTCGGTCGGTCCAATAGCGGGCCGATACGGCAGGCGTAATGAGCAGCGCCGACATCAACACGACGCCGACGGCCTGAATACCGACGACAACCGCTACGACGATGAGAAACATCATGAGCTGATCCAGCACGCCGACTGGCAGACCGATGCCCTTGGCAAAGCCGGGGTCGAAGCTGAGCAGCTTGAACTCCTTGAACAGCAGGCTGCAGGTGACAACGAGCAGCACAGCGACGATCGCCATCGTCACAACGTCTGCATACACCATGGACGCGGCTTGACCGAACAGAAACTTATCGAGACCGCTCTGGTTGCCTGCACCGCTATGCTGA
Above is a genomic segment from Paenibacillus sp. YYML68 containing:
- the asnB gene encoding asparagine synthase (glutamine-hydrolyzing) gives rise to the protein MCGITGVMYFNDREPSGELLKSMTDCIEHRGPDDFGFWTDNRIGLGFRRLSIIDLKEGHQPLANEDDSVWIAFNGEIYNYKYLRNSLQSKGHVFKTHTDTEVIVHLYEEYGEACVEQLRGMFGFVIWDRKRKKLFGARDHFGIKPFYYYNDGSKFLFGSEMKSILAAGVERSLHQESLLNYLTFQYVPEPDTMLRGIRKLPPGHSVTITYDGEMSIRKYWDPMLEPKEQKLEDCIEQIRSTLKDSVIHHMQSDVERGCFLSSGIDSTAIASMMRQIEPIRTFSVGFEGANNETIIARQTAQAIGSEHYDKVITEDDYFATLQKAAWHQDEPVADPSAIALYHVAQLAREHVTVVLSGEGADELFGGYRIYREPQSLAPIERLPHGVKQLLRALARVLPSGFKGRNYVLRGTTPLEERFLGNARIFSEDLKAELVHADRELLRSYRNPLEVAKTFYDRSKHLDPVSRMQYIDMNLWLPGDILMKADKMTMAHSLELRVPFLDVELYEVARRIPVQHRIAEGTTKYVFRKAMEGIIPDFILNRPKLGFPVPMRDWMKGARGTSIVEQIEGSGIDAYIRMDTVHRLLEAHRSGKGDYARHLWTVYMFALWHATYMKEEVKPSLAFAR
- a CDS encoding HNH endonuclease family protein — encoded protein: MLKKSMLFVFALVLTVSAALQYGVPTVSAFPPGTPSKSAAQSQLNSLTVKAEGSMSGYSREKFPHWSSQSGGCDTRQVVLKRDADYYSGSCPVTSGKWYSYYDGVTVYSPSDIDIDHVVPLAEAWRSGASSWTTTKRQQFANDLSGPQLIAVTASVNRSKGDQDPSTWQPPRAGAKCAYAKWWINTKYRWGLSLQSSEKTALQSMLNSCSY
- a CDS encoding metal ABC transporter permease: MNDFWILLTASLVACSCSLLGCFLVLRRMAMIGDAISHSVLPGIVIAFLLSGSRDSLFMMLGASVLGLITVFLIQWFHQNGVQSDASIGVVFTALFALGVLLVSLYTRQIDLDLDCVLYGEIIAVPWETIEAFGIDIGPKAVWALGLAFGVSLLLIGLFYKQFKLCAFDPAMAAAVGIPVALFHYLLMGLVSVTTVASFESVGAILVVGMLVVPAATAYLLTEKLSLMIVYSMLVGVASAIIGYGVSVLLDASIAGCMITVAGVLFILAFLFSPSHGIVWRKLKHRKQAKEMTA
- a CDS encoding metal ABC transporter permease, producing the protein MLNYLLYVLQDPNARWILLGSMLLGLSSGVLGSFAYLRKQSLMGDALAHAALPGVCIAFMLTGSKSILLFLLGAAVAGLIATFGIGYVTRNSRIKQDTALGIVLSVFFGLGIVLLTKIQHSGAGNQSGLDKFLFGQAASMVYADVVTMAIVAVLLVVTCSLLFKEFKLLSFDPGFAKGIGLPVGVLDQLMMFLIVVAVVVGIQAVGVVLMSALLITPAVSARYWTDRLGVMVVLSGLFGALSGFIGTFVSGMGSNLPTGPLSVLAATALFILSVLFAPRRGLAAKLLEQLSVKRTVIRELEQQPQRSGVRANAQQSREGGGL